A single window of Rhizobium sp. SL42 DNA harbors:
- the murI gene encoding glutamate racemase, with protein MTAATRNELKPVLVFDSGIGGLTVLREARLLMPERGFIYVADDAGFPYGGWEEEPLRARIVSLFRDLLAAYEPEAVIVACNTAFTLAGGDLRAAFPAMRFIGTVPAVKPAAERTRSGLVSVLATPGTVKRAYTRDLIQSFASQCHVRLVGSENLARMAEAYIRGETLDDAQVLAEIAPCFVDKDGARTDIVVLACTHYPFLANVFRRLAPWPVDWLDPAEAIARQARRMVPLVEGAEHPDGFDFAVFTSGQPNFSTRRLMQGMGLSMASADDAGFCR; from the coding sequence ATGACAGCGGCGACAAGGAATGAACTGAAACCGGTACTGGTGTTTGATTCCGGTATCGGTGGGCTGACAGTTCTGCGTGAGGCCCGGCTGCTGATGCCCGAACGCGGCTTCATCTATGTCGCCGACGATGCCGGCTTTCCCTATGGCGGCTGGGAGGAAGAGCCGCTCAGGGCGCGCATCGTTTCCCTGTTTCGCGATCTGCTCGCCGCCTACGAGCCGGAAGCCGTGATTGTCGCATGCAATACGGCCTTCACGCTGGCCGGTGGTGACTTGCGCGCCGCCTTTCCCGCCATGCGCTTCATCGGGACCGTGCCGGCAGTCAAGCCGGCGGCCGAGCGCACGCGCTCCGGCCTCGTCTCGGTTCTGGCTACGCCTGGCACCGTCAAGCGCGCCTATACCCGCGATCTCATCCAGTCTTTTGCCAGCCAATGCCATGTCCGGCTGGTTGGTTCGGAAAATCTGGCGCGCATGGCGGAAGCCTATATTCGCGGCGAGACGCTGGACGATGCGCAGGTGCTTGCGGAAATTGCGCCTTGTTTTGTCGATAAGGATGGTGCTCGAACCGACATCGTCGTGCTGGCCTGCACACACTATCCTTTCCTCGCCAATGTCTTTCGTCGTCTGGCTCCGTGGCCCGTCGACTGGCTCGACCCGGCCGAAGCTATCGCACGGCAGGCGCGGCGTATGGTCCCGCTGGTCGAGGGCGCTGAGCATCCCGATGGCTTTGACTTTGCGGTATTCACCTCCGGACAACCGAATTTCTCGACCCGCAGGCTGATGCAGGGCATGGGCCTGTCAATGGCGTCTGCCGATGACGCCGGGTTTTGCCGATAG
- a CDS encoding RNA methyltransferase translates to MAGTNSERVLLAEGPAIILVEPQLGENIGMVARAMANFGLAELRLVKPRDGWPSDKARSAASKADHVIDGAVVYETLEEAVADLNFVYATTARFRDGFKPVRSPVTAASTLRRRFAAGEKTGIMFGREKSGLSNEDVALADEIVTFPVNPAFASLNIAQAVLLMSYEWMKSSMDDLHAVPFDAVEQAPATKDEVIGLFDHLEEALDARNYFHPASKKPRMIDNLRAVLSRRAFTSPEIKVLRGVISSLDRFQRSRPRGSGPPDVALFKGSKRHDSGDKE, encoded by the coding sequence ATGGCAGGGACGAACAGCGAGCGTGTACTTCTGGCCGAAGGGCCGGCCATCATCCTTGTCGAGCCGCAATTGGGCGAGAATATCGGCATGGTGGCGCGCGCCATGGCGAATTTCGGTCTGGCCGAATTGCGACTAGTCAAGCCGCGTGACGGCTGGCCAAGCGACAAGGCGCGGTCTGCCGCATCCAAGGCTGACCATGTGATCGACGGTGCCGTGGTGTATGAGACACTGGAAGAAGCGGTCGCCGATCTCAATTTCGTCTATGCGACCACGGCCCGCTTCCGCGACGGTTTCAAGCCGGTGCGATCGCCGGTGACGGCAGCCTCGACCTTGCGTCGGCGTTTTGCCGCGGGCGAAAAGACCGGCATCATGTTCGGCAGGGAGAAGTCGGGCCTGTCGAACGAGGATGTCGCGCTTGCCGACGAAATTGTCACCTTTCCCGTCAATCCGGCATTCGCGTCGCTGAACATTGCCCAGGCCGTACTTCTGATGTCCTATGAATGGATGAAGTCGAGCATGGACGATCTTCATGCCGTGCCTTTCGATGCGGTAGAGCAGGCACCCGCCACCAAGGACGAGGTCATCGGACTTTTCGACCACCTGGAAGAGGCGCTCGATGCGCGCAACTATTTCCATCCGGCCTCGAAAAAACCGAGAATGATCGACAACCTTCGTGCTGTTCTCTCGCGGCGCGCGTTTACCTCGCCCGAGATCAAGGTTTTGCGCGGCGTGATTTCTTCGCTCGACCGGTTCCAGCGGTCCCGGCCGCGCGGTTCCGGGCCGCCGGATGTGGCGCTATTCAAGGGCAGCAAACGGCATGACAGCGGCGACAAGGAATGA
- a CDS encoding NADP-dependent isocitrate dehydrogenase, with product MSKIKVANPVVDLDGDEMTRIIWQFIKEKLILPYLDLDIEYYDLSVENRDATSDQVTVDAAHAIKKHGVGIKCATITPDEDRVKEFNLKQMWKSPNGTIRNILGGVIFREPIICKNVPRLVPGWTKPIVVGRHAFGDQYKATDFKFPGKGKLSIKFVGEDGQVIEKDVFDAPSAGVAMAMYNLDESIREFARASMMYGLMRKWPVYLSTKNTILKAYDGRFKDIFEEVYQTEFKAKFDEVGITYEHRLIDDMVASALKWSGGYVWACKNYDGDVQSDTVAQGFGSLGLMTSVLLSPDGRTVEAEAAHGTVTRHYRQHQKGQETSTNSIASIFAWTRGLAHRAKLDDNAELARFATTLEKVCVDTVEAGYMTKDLALLIGPDQPWLSTTAFLDKVDENLKKAMAA from the coding sequence ATGAGCAAGATCAAGGTAGCCAACCCGGTCGTCGATCTCGACGGCGACGAGATGACCCGTATCATCTGGCAGTTCATCAAGGAAAAGCTGATCCTGCCCTACCTCGACCTCGACATCGAGTATTACGACCTGTCGGTCGAAAACCGCGACGCGACCTCGGACCAGGTTACCGTAGACGCCGCCCATGCGATCAAGAAGCACGGCGTTGGCATCAAGTGCGCGACGATCACGCCCGACGAAGACCGCGTCAAGGAATTCAACCTCAAGCAGATGTGGAAGTCGCCGAACGGCACGATCCGCAACATCCTCGGCGGCGTGATTTTCCGCGAGCCGATCATCTGCAAGAACGTACCGCGTCTCGTTCCGGGCTGGACCAAGCCGATCGTTGTCGGCCGTCATGCTTTCGGCGATCAGTACAAGGCAACCGACTTCAAGTTCCCCGGCAAGGGCAAGCTGTCGATCAAGTTCGTCGGCGAAGACGGCCAGGTCATCGAGAAGGACGTCTTCGACGCCCCGAGCGCCGGCGTTGCCATGGCGATGTACAACCTCGACGAATCGATCCGCGAGTTCGCCCGCGCCTCGATGATGTACGGCCTGATGCGCAAGTGGCCTGTCTACCTGTCGACCAAGAACACCATCCTCAAGGCCTATGACGGCCGCTTCAAGGACATCTTCGAGGAAGTCTACCAGACCGAATTCAAGGCGAAGTTCGACGAAGTCGGCATCACCTACGAACACCGCCTGATCGACGACATGGTCGCCTCCGCGCTCAAGTGGTCCGGCGGTTACGTCTGGGCGTGCAAGAACTATGACGGCGACGTCCAGTCCGACACCGTTGCCCAGGGCTTCGGCTCGCTCGGCCTGATGACCTCGGTCCTGCTTTCGCCGGACGGCCGCACCGTCGAGGCGGAAGCCGCTCACGGCACCGTGACCCGCCACTACCGCCAGCATCAGAAGGGCCAGGAAACCTCGACGAACTCGATCGCCTCGATCTTCGCCTGGACCCGTGGCCTCGCGCACCGCGCCAAGCTCGACGACAACGCCGAACTCGCCCGTTTCGCCACCACGCTGGAAAAGGTCTGCGTCGACACCGTCGAAGCCGGCTACATGACCAAGGACCTCGCACTCTTGATCGGTCCGGACCAGCCGTGGCTTTCGACCACCGCCTTCCTCGACAAGGTCGATGAAAACCTCAAGAAGGCCATGGCGGCCTGA
- a CDS encoding glutathione S-transferase family protein, with product MAELMLYTNPMSRGRIARLMLEEVGEPYRTKIVAFGPSMHAPDYLAINPMGKVPALKHGDTIVTECAAICAYLADTFPKAGLAPTAEERGAYYRWMFFAAGPLEAAVTNRSLGVEVAADRRRMVGYGSFGAVMNTLEQAVSDNPYIAGDRFTAADVYLGSQIGWGLQFGTIDKRPVFEAYYSRLAGRPAWQRAKSLDDAAMADMPRTGR from the coding sequence ATGGCGGAACTGATGCTGTACACCAATCCGATGTCGCGCGGACGCATTGCACGTCTGATGCTGGAGGAGGTCGGCGAACCCTACCGCACGAAAATCGTAGCATTTGGTCCGTCAATGCACGCACCAGACTACCTGGCGATCAATCCGATGGGCAAGGTTCCGGCGTTGAAACACGGTGACACAATCGTCACAGAATGCGCGGCGATCTGTGCCTATCTGGCGGATACCTTCCCGAAAGCTGGCCTTGCACCGACAGCAGAGGAACGCGGCGCCTACTATCGCTGGATGTTCTTCGCGGCAGGCCCGCTGGAGGCTGCGGTCACCAACCGCAGTCTGGGCGTGGAGGTCGCAGCAGACCGACGTCGTATGGTCGGCTATGGATCGTTCGGCGCCGTGATGAACACGCTGGAACAGGCGGTTTCAGACAACCCCTATATTGCGGGCGATCGATTTACCGCAGCAGATGTTTATCTCGGTTCGCAGATCGGATGGGGATTGCAATTCGGCACGATCGACAAACGCCCTGTTTTTGAAGCCTATTACAGCCGACTTGCGGGTCGACCAGCCTGGCAACGGGCCAAATCGCTCGATGACGCGGCCATGGCAGACATGCCGCGGACCGGGCGATAA
- a CDS encoding SulP family inorganic anion transporter — protein MNEALLPKTVSVLREGYGLERLKADAIAGMTVAIVALPLSMAIAIASGVTPDRGLFTAIVGGFLVSLFGGSRHQIGGPAGAFIVLVAATVATHGIEGLLLATSMAGLILILCGVLKLGDYIKFIPHPVTVGFTAGIAVIIFASQISELFGLMLPAGEPGPLIDKIPALIAAFPTINMPATGIAILTVAIILCLRRWRPGFPGLLIAVVGVSVLTAVLDLPIATIGGKFGGIPNSMPRPALPAFSIDLALAVLPDAIAFALLGAIESLLSAVVADGMTGRRHRSNVELIAQGVANIGSALFGGICVTGTIARTATNVRSGATSPVSGMLHALFLLIFMLTAAPLAAYIPLASLAAVLAVVSWNMVERSAIVSLFRSSRGETLVLLVTFLLVIVRDLTEGIVVGFALAAMLFIHRMSTTLRVTSHSDEHPIDNTDAATVIYRIDGAFFFGAVAAASAVLDRIADSHRNLVLDCTGLQMIDASGVNVLAGAMRKALHHGIAVYVVTQRAELRSMLLHHGIPAHKVIFVDSLLTAKAEIAASAT, from the coding sequence ATGAACGAAGCCCTCCTGCCGAAAACAGTCAGTGTCTTGCGTGAGGGCTATGGCCTCGAGCGCCTGAAAGCCGATGCGATTGCCGGCATGACCGTGGCGATAGTGGCACTGCCGCTCTCCATGGCAATTGCCATTGCGTCCGGCGTGACACCGGACCGGGGGCTGTTTACCGCAATCGTCGGCGGCTTTCTGGTCTCCCTTTTCGGTGGGAGCCGTCACCAGATCGGCGGACCCGCAGGAGCCTTCATCGTGCTTGTCGCGGCCACCGTCGCGACCCATGGGATCGAAGGCCTGCTGCTCGCAACCAGCATGGCCGGACTGATCTTGATCCTCTGCGGCGTTCTAAAGCTTGGCGACTATATCAAGTTCATTCCGCATCCCGTGACCGTAGGCTTTACCGCTGGCATTGCCGTGATCATCTTCGCCAGCCAGATCAGCGAATTGTTCGGGTTGATGCTGCCGGCAGGCGAACCCGGACCATTGATTGATAAAATCCCGGCCCTGATCGCCGCATTCCCCACCATCAACATGCCCGCGACGGGAATCGCGATCCTGACCGTCGCCATCATTCTTTGTTTGCGCCGCTGGCGGCCAGGCTTTCCCGGCCTGTTGATTGCCGTCGTCGGCGTTTCGGTCCTGACAGCCGTCCTTGACCTGCCGATTGCCACCATAGGCGGAAAATTCGGCGGCATTCCCAACAGTATGCCGCGCCCTGCCCTGCCAGCTTTTTCAATCGATCTCGCCCTTGCCGTTTTGCCCGATGCCATCGCCTTCGCGCTATTGGGAGCCATCGAATCCCTCCTGTCTGCCGTCGTTGCCGATGGCATGACAGGCCGCCGTCACCGTTCAAATGTCGAACTGATCGCCCAGGGCGTCGCCAATATCGGTTCGGCGCTCTTTGGCGGCATTTGCGTAACGGGCACCATAGCCCGCACGGCCACCAATGTCCGCTCGGGCGCAACCAGCCCTGTTTCGGGCATGCTCCACGCACTGTTCTTGCTGATATTCATGCTGACTGCTGCGCCGCTGGCTGCCTATATACCGTTGGCGTCGCTCGCAGCGGTTCTCGCGGTGGTCTCCTGGAACATGGTGGAACGCTCGGCCATCGTCTCGCTGTTCAGATCGTCGCGCGGCGAAACCCTGGTCCTTCTCGTCACGTTTCTGCTGGTGATCGTCCGCGATCTGACAGAAGGCATCGTCGTGGGCTTCGCCCTGGCTGCCATGCTGTTCATTCACCGCATGTCGACGACATTGCGTGTCACCAGCCACAGTGATGAACATCCGATAGACAATACCGACGCAGCCACGGTGATCTATCGTATCGACGGGGCCTTCTTCTTCGGAGCCGTCGCTGCCGCCAGTGCTGTGCTCGACCGGATTGCCGACAGCCATCGCAACCTCGTGCTTGATTGCACCGGCCTGCAGATGATCGATGCCTCCGGCGTCAACGTCCTTGCCGGCGCAATGCGCAAGGCCCTGCATCATGGCATCGCAGTCTATGTGGTGACACAGCGCGCTGAACTCCGCAGCATGCTGCTCCATCATGGCATACCGGCGCACAAGGTGATCTTCGTCGACAGCCTGTTGACTGCAAAAGCCGAAATTGCCGCTAGCGCAACGTAG
- a CDS encoding GGDEF domain-containing protein produces the protein MVHLFHIPTLMLCLSAACVIISIFLTLLWLWDRNSQALLRWTVGFWLGCLGLTLLGLRDIGPPILSIGLGNALSLWSLGLIWLGCRAFNEWDPDAPSALAMSGGLVWLTLVACWPRFAEDLNIRVVVASALYAGYSFLIVNTVWRGYRHEPLPARRLAVFAFGLHGLFYLLRLPVPLLFPATLNGGYPNLWFGVVTFEYFIQALFGALAIFAMVHERLTMRYKVASEIDYLTGIYNRRAFLSAIDASRQRPGGDRVGAMLALLDADHFKAINDTHGHGAGDTVLTCLSDLVASRLPQGAIFGRVGGEEFAIYLPATAALAHGDLLEHIRVDIGAMAVRHGEACIQMSVSIGRCILPAGPLDVQMALAAADRALYASKKAGRNCVTTSSFVPGEKKPTGAYPGPAPSTSIA, from the coding sequence TTGGTCCATCTTTTCCACATTCCCACATTGATGCTCTGCCTTTCGGCGGCCTGCGTGATCATCTCGATCTTTCTGACGCTTCTCTGGCTGTGGGATCGAAACAGCCAGGCTTTGCTACGCTGGACGGTGGGGTTCTGGCTTGGCTGTCTCGGTCTGACTCTCTTGGGCTTGCGGGATATTGGCCCGCCGATCCTCTCAATAGGGCTCGGCAACGCGCTTAGTCTCTGGAGCCTTGGTCTGATCTGGCTTGGCTGTCGGGCGTTCAATGAATGGGATCCCGACGCGCCTTCAGCGCTGGCGATGTCGGGCGGGCTTGTGTGGCTCACCCTGGTTGCCTGCTGGCCGCGTTTTGCCGAAGACCTGAACATCCGCGTCGTTGTCGCTTCTGCCCTCTATGCCGGATATTCCTTTCTCATCGTCAACACGGTGTGGCGGGGATATCGCCACGAACCGCTGCCTGCGCGGCGCCTTGCAGTCTTTGCCTTCGGGCTGCATGGCCTATTTTACCTGTTGCGACTGCCGGTACCTTTGTTGTTCCCCGCGACTTTGAACGGGGGATATCCCAATCTTTGGTTCGGTGTGGTCACTTTCGAGTATTTCATACAGGCGCTTTTCGGCGCTCTCGCCATCTTTGCAATGGTGCATGAGCGTCTGACCATGCGCTACAAGGTGGCCTCCGAGATCGACTATCTGACTGGCATTTACAATCGCCGTGCCTTTCTCAGCGCGATCGACGCCAGTCGTCAGCGCCCCGGGGGCGATCGAGTCGGGGCGATGCTGGCTCTGCTGGATGCCGATCATTTCAAGGCGATCAATGACACGCATGGGCATGGTGCCGGTGATACTGTGCTGACTTGCCTGAGCGACCTGGTCGCCAGCCGGTTGCCACAGGGGGCAATTTTCGGGCGCGTCGGCGGCGAGGAATTCGCCATCTATCTGCCGGCGACGGCCGCCCTTGCCCATGGCGATCTGCTGGAGCACATCCGTGTCGATATCGGCGCCATGGCCGTTCGGCACGGTGAGGCCTGCATCCAGATGAGCGTAAGTATTGGCCGTTGCATTCTTCCGGCAGGACCGCTCGACGTGCAGATGGCTCTGGCGGCGGCGGATCGTGCCCTCTATGCGTCGAAAAAAGCGGGCCGCAACTGTGTCACGACAAGTAGTTTTGTACCCGGTGAGAAGAAACCAACCGGCGCTTATCCGGGTCCTGCTCCTTCAACCTCGATCGCCTGA